One Oceanispirochaeta sp. M1 DNA window includes the following coding sequences:
- a CDS encoding YbhB/YbcL family Raf kinase inhibitor-like protein — MSYEKRITTLLIFMNMTLALFSETKSVENILEEYNSEEITRNEAIEIMETLKEAGYKPGPILDQLIDDQGFDSFKLKELSPPPGNINEDKLLSKEKGDRKHNSGKIYPTLEFKFENTDFSLTSSAVIDGELQEEFKGEEKINGIEKSIPLKWDNVPEGTTSLAVIMYHYPRVDDKSSVNTYLLLWNIKPSVTEIKHGEADDGEWCMGSNKDGNTISYTSPNSPSAGEHVYQISIFALSQPLKNLPEESSLEVDFDLFMSAIESNEVVGKADLIFKDINH; from the coding sequence ATGAGCTATGAAAAAAGAATAACCACGTTACTAATTTTTATGAATATGACTCTTGCCTTATTTTCAGAAACAAAATCAGTTGAAAATATTCTAGAGGAATATAATTCTGAAGAAATAACTAGAAATGAAGCTATAGAGATTATGGAAACTCTAAAAGAAGCGGGATATAAACCAGGGCCTATACTTGATCAACTCATAGATGACCAGGGATTTGACTCTTTTAAATTAAAAGAATTATCTCCACCACCTGGAAATATAAATGAAGATAAATTGTTATCAAAAGAGAAAGGAGATAGGAAACATAATTCAGGGAAAATATACCCTACTTTAGAATTTAAATTTGAAAATACAGATTTTTCATTAACAAGTTCTGCTGTAATAGATGGAGAGTTACAAGAAGAGTTTAAGGGCGAAGAAAAGATAAACGGCATTGAAAAATCAATACCACTTAAATGGGATAATGTTCCGGAAGGAACTACTAGTCTTGCTGTAATTATGTATCACTATCCAAGAGTTGATGATAAAAGCAGTGTAAATACATATCTTTTATTATGGAATATCAAACCATCGGTCACTGAAATAAAACATGGCGAAGCTGATGATGGTGAATGGTGTATGGGATCTAATAAAGATGGAAATACAATTTCCTATACTTCCCCGAATAGTCCTTCTGCCGGAGAACATGTCTATCAGATATCAATATTTGCTTTGAGTCAGCCACTAAAAAATCTACCAGAAGAAAGTTCTCTAGAAGTTGACTTTGATCTCTTTATGAGTGCTATTGAAAGCAATGAAGTCGTTGGTAAAGCAGACCTTATATTTAAGG